The proteins below are encoded in one region of Rickettsiales bacterium:
- a CDS encoding serine protease → MNEMKMTLLVAGLLLCPLAPANAEYVKSGTGFFISKAGHIITNEHVVKGCDTVRIRGAVAPTEAKVIKIDADIDLALLKTTTIPPRVAPIREKGIPIRKGEKLLVIGYPEKHGQTGIYKVSHSKVKDTIDPMGGDKWVQFEDSARHGNSGGPLLDKSGNVIGVVMGKAQLTRTNLISGRVENVGSSDLAISLPHLWNFLEGENVYTVTMHSALQHGQGYLERMASEMIVNIHCVE, encoded by the coding sequence TGGGCTCCTCCTATGCCCCCTCGCCCCTGCTAACGCAGAATATGTGAAGTCGGGCACAGGGTTTTTTATTAGCAAGGCCGGGCATATTATTACAAATGAACATGTGGTGAAGGGCTGCGATACGGTACGTATCCGTGGAGCCGTCGCCCCAACCGAGGCAAAAGTGATCAAGATTGATGCGGATATTGATCTCGCGCTCTTAAAAACAACAACTATCCCACCACGCGTCGCGCCGATTCGCGAAAAGGGGATTCCAATTCGCAAGGGCGAAAAGCTACTCGTGATTGGCTATCCGGAAAAACACGGGCAGACCGGCATTTACAAGGTCAGCCACTCTAAAGTGAAAGATACCATCGACCCGATGGGCGGCGATAAATGGGTGCAATTTGAAGATTCGGCACGCCATGGCAATAGCGGCGGCCCTTTATTGGATAAAAGCGGCAATGTTATCGGCGTGGTCATGGGAAAAGCCCAACTAACACGCACCAACCTCATTAGCGGACGGGTTGAGAATGTGGGCAGTAGCGATCTCGCGATCAGCCTACCGCATTTATGGAATTTTTTAGAGGGTGAGAATGTCTATACCGTCACCATGCATTCAGCCCTACAGCATGGCCAAGGCTATTTAGAACGCATGGCCTCTGAGATGATCGTCAATATTCACTGCGTGGAGTGA